The sequence TTGGTCGCGTAGAGCGTATTGAACGCGCTGTAGCGACCGTCGGATGGATCGTCATCACCGGACAGCCAGTCCACTCCGAGCTCGATGGACTCCAGCGGCCCCAACGTCCGGATCCAGCCCAGGCGGCCCCCCACAAACCATGCACCGATGTCTTCGGAGCTCGTCGCGCGAAGCTGGGTGCCGAACTGGTACGCGCCCTCGAGGGCGTAGCGTGGTCCCCAACCCACGGCACCCTCCCACTGGCCGCTGATCGTGGTGCGATCTACGTCCTCCGCGTCCCGATACGCCGCATTGAGGTCGTGCAAGAGGAGTCCCTGAAGCGACCCCGCGTCCAAGGAGACACCAAGCAGTGTGTGGTCTCCGAGGCCCGGCGCTGCAGACGGGTCGGGCTCGGGGGCCATGCGCCCCCTCTCTACGATTGTGGCGGCGAGCGCGGATAGCACCCATCAATCCTCTTCAGGCTCGAGGAATAGCCTCAAGGTATCGAACGAGCGGCCGGTGTTCGACCAGCCCACCGCGCCGACGAGTCGCTCGCTCCCGAGGACTACTTCCTGACGGCCGGCTGTCACCGTCCCCGAAAGGCCGAGCACGGAGGCCGTCAACCGTAGGTACGCTTGATGGAGGTCCATCTGGTTCGCCGACCCGTCGGTCAGCGTATTGGACTCCTCTCCGAAGACCCGCGAGTCCTGGAATTGGATGACAACGCTCGCGTACGGTGTGACAGGAGCGTGGAGCCGCAAGCGGGTGCGCAGCAGCGTAGCTCCCTCGGCGCGCGTGCCGACGATTCCACGCTCCCCCTGGCTTCGCACCCGAAGCTCTCCGGAGAGCTCGAGCGGCGTGTCCTGACCGGCGGCTGGCGTCACGAGGACCGCTGCGGCAGCTAGGGGGATGATGGACAGACACAGATTAGTGCGCTTCATCGAAGGCTCCCGCGAATCGGCGGACGTGGCATGGTTTACTCCACAGCAAGTAAACCGGCATGCCGCCGGGAATCTGTCGGGTGCCGACTGAAGTCCCTGTCGGGACGACGCCGGACGTTAGTCGGAAGTTCCGTAGCCAAAAACAGAGATTCACGAGGCCGTAGCAGGGTATTTGGCAGATCCCTAGGTACGGCGTACTGGGTACAAAGTGTCGCTACGCGCGGTAGGAGACGTCGAGAAGGTGGAAGGCTCGCTCCTGTAGCACGGTGGGCTGGGCGTACTGTGTGAAGACGACGGCGGTGTCGCCCAAGCGCACGGTATTCTTGGTGAGCGTGGCGAGATCCTGCATGAGCGATCGGAAGCTGTGGACAGGCAAGCCATCGTCGGTGCGCTTGCGTCGTGCCTTACGCAAGGCGGCCGGTGAGCGGACAGCCGGAGCTACGATGGAGGGCTTCGACGCCTGCGCGCCCTCAGGGTCGTGGTCGGTGAAGAGGATCGGGGCGAGCGCTTGTTCCATATGCAGGCGCACATAGTAGGCGAGCATGCAAAGAAAGACGTGAGCCCGCACGCGGTCCTCGCGGCGGTGACGGATCGGCTCGACCTCGAGTGCGAAGTCCTTACAGACACGAAACGCACGCTCGACGCGTGAGAGGCTCTTGTAGGCCCGCACCACGTCCTCGCTTCCCATGCGCTCGGCGCTGAGGCTGGTGCGCAGCACGTAGATCCCGTCGAGTGCCGCCTCTTCGCCGATCGAGACGTCGTCACGCTCGAACGTGAAGGCGTCCTCGGTGATCTCGTAGCGGAAGTGCTTGGCAACCTTCGACAGGGCGAGCACACGTCCCACCCGCACCCCGATCTGGTCCTTACCCCGTAGCGGTCGCGTCTCGCGCAGCGTCGCATCCGCCACGATCTGGAGCTTCGACTCCGTATGGGCCAGGAGCTCCTGGCGTGTTCTCGCTCGGTCCTCAGCCAGCAGCGGGTTCTTGCACGCCACCAGTCGCTCACCGGGAAAGTCGGGCGACGTGATCTCGGCCAGATCCTGATCGTCGAAGAGCGAGAGTTGCAGTGGTCCGTCGCGCCACAACTTCCTGATCGTCGGCGCACGCAGCGACGTGATCCAGTCCAGCGCATGGGGCCGTAGATCCTCCTCGATGCGCATCTCCGTCAACATGCCCCGATCCCCCACCACCACCACACGCTTCAGGCCGAACGTGTCTCGTATACGCTCGACCACCGAGGATACCGTGGCCGGATCACCCGTGTTGCCTGCAAACACCTCGACCGACACCGGCACACCCTCACCTGTCATGAGTAGCCCGAAGAGCAGCTGGCGCTCACTCGTGCCACGCTTCGATCGACCGTACGCCGCCAGCGCACATGTCCGACTCTCGAACGAAATCGCCGTCACGTCCCACAAGACGAGCTGACCCTCGTCGAGATGACGCTTCGCCAGCTTCCTTTCGATGCGACGCTGTCCTCGGCCCAGCCAGTCCAGAGCCCTGTACAGCTCGTCGGCATCGGCTTCCTCGACGCCCAGTACCTCACCCAGGGAACTCGACAGCGTGTCGGAGCCCAGGCTCCGTGCCGTCGCCAGCTTCGAGCACGGCTCGAGTACCCGGGCCGCGATCATGGCCAGCGCAAGATCGCGCTCCCGACACGAGCGGTTCGCCAGGAGCTCGGCGATGCCCAGCTTGCGCATCGTTCCCAGCACTGCCGCCACATGGCCGTGGGGTCGGGCACGCAGGATCTGGAAGGCTTCGTCATAGGGGACCAGGGCTTCGCCACGTAGCACCCGCCTCAGTAGCTCGATCTGATCCATCGGCAACGAGGACAGGTTGGCCAGCGTACGCTTGCGAACTCGCTTGCCCTCACGCCAGCCCTCACGCAACAGTACGGCGGGTGGCGAGTTGCGGTTGGGCACGATGTCGATGAACATGCCAACAGTATAATATATATCAGGCTACACCACAACAGTAACTGATCCAGTTACATGGGAACATATTGCAGCACATGAAACGCCCGTAACTACCCTTCACACTGGACCTTACGTGACCGAGAAGTCGGTCTGGAGGGGGTAACTTCCGGCTAGCCGGCGCCGTGAGTGGCATCGACGGCGTCGACTTCTCTGGGTGCTCGCATTGGGCGTTCTAATCAGCGGAGGCATCGGCGGCGCAGTCGGGTACTCGACGCACAAGACGCAAGAAGAGGTGTTGAAGGCATTGGAAGAGGAGCGGACTCCGGCGTCGACTCTCTCGAAGGAGACGAACCGGGCTCTGCTGGAGTTGTGGAGGATGGAGGACGTGGAGGCTGCGAGGGGCCGGCGCGGCCGCTGAGGGAGTGCCCACATCTGTGGGAGGTCGACCGTCGCTCCTCGCGAGTGGCGGAAGTCGGCGGGGTCCGCCACGCTCACCGGATCGCGCTGCAGATGAATGACCCGCAACCGCTCACCAAAATAATCGACTGCTGGTTCCGCAAAATTCTTCACAAACTGATGATTGGTTTCCAGATAAAAATCGAGGCCGCTTGCGGCACGCAGCACATGGACTCGTTTTACTTTTTCAAATCGCTTTTTTTGCAACGAGATATCATCAGCAGAATCGGTTGCTAAATCGCTCTTCATTGCCGGATAGGGCTCGTGGCAGGCGACGCAACGGGGATTTCCGGCATCGAGGTCCTC comes from Gemmatimonadota bacterium and encodes:
- a CDS encoding IS1634 family transposase produces the protein MFIDIVPNRNSPPAVLLREGWREGKRVRKRTLANLSSLPMDQIELLRRVLRGEALVPYDEAFQILRARPHGHVAAVLGTMRKLGIAELLANRSCRERDLALAMIAARVLEPCSKLATARSLGSDTLSSSLGEVLGVEEADADELYRALDWLGRGQRRIERKLAKRHLDEGQLVLWDVTAISFESRTCALAAYGRSKRGTSERQLLFGLLMTGEGVPVSVEVFAGNTGDPATVSSVVERIRDTFGLKRVVVVGDRGMLTEMRIEEDLRPHALDWITSLRAPTIRKLWRDGPLQLSLFDDQDLAEITSPDFPGERLVACKNPLLAEDRARTRQELLAHTESKLQIVADATLRETRPLRGKDQIGVRVGRVLALSKVAKHFRYEITEDAFTFERDDVSIGEEAALDGIYVLRTSLSAERMGSEDVVRAYKSLSRVERAFRVCKDFALEVEPIRHRREDRVRAHVFLCMLAYYVRLHMEQALAPILFTDHDPEGAQASKPSIVAPAVRSPAALRKARRKRTDDGLPVHSFRSLMQDLATLTKNTVRLGDTAVVFTQYAQPTVLQERAFHLLDVSYRA
- a CDS encoding alginate export family protein, yielding MKRTNLCLSIIPLAAAAVLVTPAAGQDTPLELSGELRVRSQGERGIVGTRAEGATLLRTRLRLHAPVTPYASVVIQFQDSRVFGEESNTLTDGSANQMDLHQAYLRLTASVLGLSGTVTAGRQEVVLGSERLVGAVGWSNTGRSFDTLRLFLEPEED
- a CDS encoding alginate export family protein — protein: MAPEPDPSAAPGLGDHTLLGVSLDAGSLQGLLLHDLNAAYRDAEDVDRTTISGQWEGAVGWGPRYALEGAYQFGTQLRATSSEDIGAWFVGGRLGWIRTLGPLESIELGVDWLSGDDDPSDGRYSAFNTLYATNHKFYGFMDLFLDPAAQTNDRGLIDGLVTLTLQRDPLPLRATVHRFWLASSDGVDQSEIGWEFDLTVPFEVGDAGTALVGYSAFPAGGGAQEANLGYSGSYRHWAFAQLGISF